The following is a genomic window from Mus pahari chromosome 1, PAHARI_EIJ_v1.1, whole genome shotgun sequence.
GGGGATAGGCCACAGGATCAGGTACAGCTATGTACTTCCAGACCGGCAGATGGGGCTCATCCTCCCAGACATCAGGGCCAGTGGTCTTTGGACCTTGACATGCACACATTTACCTTCTGGTGTTCTCGGTAATGGCGGGTGACTGTCCCATGAGCAGCCTCAGCCTCAATTGTCTTCCCATCAGGGCAGACCAGCACAGATGTCATCAGGCCGAGGGAGCCAAAGCCTGGCGGGGAGGAACAGATCTCTCCTCAGAGCCATGCTTCAGCTCAGAATCTTTCAGCTTAGACCCCACGCCACTGTCACCTCTGTGTGTTCCCTTTCCAGACCCCACAGCCTGAGGCTGTCAGTCTGAAGCCTCCAGGAAGTCCATTTCAGGAAGAAATGAGCCGCCACCAGCTATTTTGCaagtctctctgtttctgccgCTGTTAGCCCCTTTATTTCAAATGTCCCCAAATCCAGACGTCAGCTGGAACGAGTCTGTTGTCAATGACTCTGGGGAATCAAAAAACTCCCCCAGACCCACAAAgaatgtgaaggccagagaagagaaaatgtgggAAACTTACATAAGAAAAAGATCCAgctaggttttgttttcttttttatttgtttgattgtttttgtgtAGGAGATGGTGCACATGGGCCAGTgttatgtgtagaggtcagaggacagttttgcaagagtctgttttctccaccatgtaggttctggggatcaggcTCAAGCTGCCAATCTCggtggcaagtgcccttaccactgagccatctcaacggcccctttttctgtttatttttgttcatttggcctagaactcactatgtaacccaagcCAGCCTCAAATTACAGCCTCCCtcgtcctcctgagtgctgaggttccAAGTGTGAGCCACCTGAACTCAGCATCCTGCACTCCTTTCTCTGTTACAGCAGTCACAGGGACGGAGACAGGCCCTTGGCGCTAGATAGCTGATGGTGATCCCTTGATCACCCAGCCAGCTAAtctgccctgtctcaaaagagggaAGACAAGACAGCTCGGCTGGTAAAGGTtcgtgccaccaagcctgacaacctgagttcagtctccaggacccacatggtgaaaagaatcaactcctgcagggtgccctctgacctctgacgTCCGCACAAGTGCAGCACATGCGCATAGGCACAGATCAATAAAGACCTGTAGTTGTAGCTCAGTAGTAGTGCACTCACCTAGCTTTCATGAGGCCGTATATATAATCCCCAGTAGCGCTGggtagacagaaaaataaataataaacacataaaatttttttagAGAGGGTCTATTATGTAAGTCTGGCTGCTATGTCctcgaacacacagagatccaactTCCTCTCTTTATAATGCTACCATGCTTGGCCttataagtttaatttttaaaatatatgctaaaaataataatgtaggtTATTATTGtacattaatataataataaagcaCAATAGAAGGCATCTgacatcaacttctggcctccatgggggactcacacacacacttccagaaGATTCTTTGAGTTCATGCCCACGCTCTTGGGTGTGTCTTACTTTCTTCCCCACTTAACCCTTGTGCTTACACAgtcatattgaaatattttaattaaaaaaaaatatccttaaCCCTTGTGCTTACACAGTCATATTGAaatcctttaattaaaaaaaaaaaaaaatcgctggatagtggtgcacgcttttaatcccagcagtcaggaggcagaggcaggtggctctctgagttcgaggccagcctagtctacagagtgagttctaggacagccagggctacacagacaaatcctgtctcgaaaaaccaaacaacaacaaaagtcattCCAGTCATGGAATTCTAACAGTTGCCCCCTCGGAGAGCGGCTTGTCCCAGCGTACCTTGAGCCAGGATGTCAGACTGCACGTCTCCATCATAGTTCTTGCAGGCCCACACAAAGCCACCAGAAGACTTGAGCACCTGGGCCACCATGTCGTCGATGAGCCGATGTTCATACCAGATCTTATTCTTGTCAAAGTCAGTCTTATAGTGCCTGGGGGCAAAAGGGCTTGTCTCGGGGAGAGGACCGGAGGTTGGCAGGTTAAAGACCCCCTCCCTGAAACTCACAGCTGAACCAAGCGCACACTGGGAAAGCAACCTCCCCAGGTGAAGTAGGAATGGCAAGGGAGCCGGCGGGCTGTGGTGCCCCCAGGAAGCATCAGAGGTTGTTACTTGTCAAAGATCTCCTGGAAGATGTCCTTGAAACGCCCGTCATAGGCCTTCAGAATGGTGTTCTTGGTGCTCAAGTAGAGCGGCCATTTCTTCTGGATAGAGTACTGGAAGCAGCTGTGCGCGAAGCCCGAAATGGACTGTGGGGAGAGCGGGCACATGGCCCCCAGGCTGAGGACTGCCAGTCTGCCATGgtcccagggccagggccagcagCACCTCCACAAGACTCCTGGATTCCTGCTACCACGGAATGCTTGGCCAATCTTCTCCCACCAGACTTCGGGGAGCACAGACCCCCGTTGCCAACTTTACTTTGAACAGCTCTCTCTACCTCATAATTCCTAGACCTAATAGCTGGTGCAGGCCTAGTTAAGCCGCCTACTGCTAGGTCTGATTGACCCCGTGTCTCCAACGTAAGCAATCAGAGCCCTTCCTCCCTGGCCATCAGTGATTGGCTCAAAGGTGGTCACATGACTTATCCTGGTGACCGCAAGGAGGCGCTCTTTTCTGACCTCGTGgtctcttctacctcttcctgGCATGAGAATGAGGCCAACAGAAGCAAAGATAACTACAAACACTAAACAGatagagagggctggagaggatGGCCAGGGCCTTACCTCATCGGTGTTGTACATCCCCATCCCAACGCCTCCGGCAGGGAAGTTATACACTTCCCACTCCTTGGCACTGCTGCCATCCTTTGGGGTGAAGACCAACTTGAACGTGCCAGCTCGATCTACCACAAAATCTGTGGCCTTGTACTGCAGAAAGGAGAGGCAGTTCGAGCCAAGGCTTCCTGTGGGGAGCATGAGTCCACAGACCGTGTCTCCAAGTCTGGCCTACCTGGTCACCATGGGCGTGCCTGCCAATGGTGATGGGCTTGGTCCAGCCAGGGACAAGGCGGGGGATGTTTTTGCAGATGATTGGCTCTCTGAAGACGGTTCCCCCAAGGATGTTCCGGATCGTTCCGTTAGGGCTCTTCCACATTTTCTTCAGCTTGAACTCTGAGAACAGAGATACGATAGACCCACCGAAGCCCCACCTCTCAAACCATACGGGGGCCCCAGAAGACAtcctggaggagggagaagagtcTAGACTCTAGAGCATTAGTTCTCAACCTGGGGTTtgaacaatcctttcacaggggtcgcctaagatcatcagaaaacacagttaCTGGCATTAcgatcataacagtagcaaaattacagttatgaaatagcaacgaaaataatgttatggttgggggatccacaacatgaggaactgtattaaagggtcctgGCAGCAGGAAGGCTGAGAGTCATTGACGCACAGTTTAAGTACATGGCCTCTGGAACCTTGCAACTCTGACTGTGAGGTTTACAATGTGCTTTAGTCAGAGCTGTGATTGAAATAACCGATAAAATGCCAACCGTGCTGGGTTGTCATTAAATAAGTTATCTGTAAAGTGCCCAGCATAGTACCTGTCTGCCGTTTTTACCAGGTCCACATGGAGGTTGCTTAGTGACAAGAAAGGGCAgcttccctccaccccatcctGCCCAAGACACTAAGACCTTGTCCATAAAAGAATGAgctatagctgggcagtggtggcatgcgccttttgagaggcagaggcaggcggatttctgagttcgaggccagcctggtctacagagctgtaAACCCCAGCACTGTgccagagatgtagctcagtggcacagtGCTTGCTAAGAAAATGAACTCACGACtgaaaccacccacccacccccaaacccccTGTGTGCTGCAGGTCTGGAGCTGCCGGATGTTTCCTGGGTTTTCCTTTGTTATTGGCttgtagtgctggggattgagctcagagCCTTAAGCATGCTAGGTGAGGACTGtccctgagccacaccctcagctctGAAGAGTAACTGGGAGGCGGGGCTCTAGCTTCCTCAGACTGCAGAAATTAGGAAGGAGACGCCCTAAAGCACCTTCATCTGGTGGGTTGGAAGCCCGAGGACGATGTTATTAgcttaagagaaagagaagacaggcagGCTGTACATCTCAGCAGCTGccaggagaaaggagatggagagaggaagagaaaaggccaCACTGTGTGCAGTGGGGTAATCAAGCAGCCCCGTGGCAGAAGAGTGGGAGTCTTCAGAAGATGCTGATGGTCCCAGGGAAAGCAAGTTTAGCCTTTAGCCAGCATCACTGCATCACTGACGCCCGCTGTCCCCCCGCTTCTGCCCAGCCTCTGTATGCCAGCCTACCTAACAGGCCAAGAGGCCAGAAGGCCAGGCTACTAAAGACCTTCACTACTACGGGAGCAGCGgtgccttctccttcctccctgtaaCTGCTGAAGCCTCTTGCTGCTCCAAGCCATACAGCAGGGCAAGCATACCACCTTCCTGATTCTAGGAGACCTGAAGCCTGGCCTGGCCGTGAAACTGAGGCTGGTCCCTAATCGCACCTCCCCAAGGCACATCCTAGTGACGTCGGGCATTCTCAGAGACTGGGCTGACTCTCCATCATCAACCTCGGGAAAGCTCAGCTCTGGACGCTCCCATCTCCCGGTCCCATAATGAGTGACATAGCCAATTGCTTCTCTCCGAGTGTGATAGcctgtgacacacacacccccagtcTCTGTGACTCCACCACACTTCATACCTTCCACACGGGCCTCATCAGGGGTGATTGTGGCACACTTGACAGCCACACTGTACTTCTGAGTGGCCAGAGCCGAGTCAATGGTGACCTGGTCATTGGTCTGGTCACGGTTTGGAAGCCCAAGGTCAAAATACTTGAGCTGGACATCCACATGAGGCAGGATGAGCTGGGGAAGAAAGCCAGAGTAAAGTGTCAAGCCAGACGACTGACTTGGGCAGGGTGCCATGGACAGACAAGGTGACAGCCTGGAGCCACACAGTTAAGtccctgtctctgactggagagatgactaggCAGTTAAGTatgctgttcctgcagagggcccaagttcaattcctagaacctacattaggtgaccatctgtaacttcagctccacaGAATCTGCCTCCTCTGGAACGGACATTCaagtgcacacccacacataggcacacacatgcacataatgaaaaataaagcttTGGTGGTGTTATTGTTGACAACGAAGACAACaacgatgacgacgacgacgacgacaacgacgactacgatgacgacgatgatgggggggagggtctcactatgtggtcttggttgtcctggaactcagaaagatccacctgcctctgcctcttgagtgctaggattaaagacatgcaccactaccaTGCCCACTACATGTATGtcagttttgcttgcatgtatgtctgtgcatatgcatgcctggtgcctgtgaagagagaagagtgtattagacagttgtgagctgccatgtgggtgctgggaatcgaacatgggtcttctgcaagaataagtgctgttccatctctccagccctgctaaaatattatttaaaaaaaaaaaagctaagtggTTGTGgcttatacctttaatcccagcacttgggaggcaaaggcaggtagatctctgagttcaaggtcagcctgggctacagagtgagttccaggacagccagggctacctagagaaaccctgtctcaaaaatcaatcaaagagaaaaccaaagccaaccaactcaacaaacaaacaaaagccctgtCTCACAGCTAAGTATGGTAGACATGCTGTAACTGCCGCACTCAGAAGTCTGAAGCCGAGGAGCactgtgagtttggggctagcctgaggtacagagtgagactttggcaaaaacaacaacaacaacaacgacaaaaagaattaaatgaaaggaggtagaggggctggagaagcAGCTCAGGGGATGCGAGCATTTGTTTCTCTCACAAAAGACCCAGGGtcttcagatcccagcacccacacgataACTCACACCCACTGGTAACTTCAGCTCCATGAAATCtagcaccttcttctgacctatgagggcatcaggcacacatgtggtgcacacacacatgtgcagacaaaatatttatacacataaaagaaatctgaaataactttttttaatttaaaaaaaaaaaaaaaaaaaaaagctgaagtgTTGGCTCAGGGCTTAGAAGCACTTGTTGCAAAACCATGGGAGCGGTTTGGACTCCAGCAGCCACATAACAAGCTGGGCATCTTGTACATGCTTGTAGCCCCAGATCTGGACAGACAGGGGAACTGCTGGGGCTTTCTGGCTtcagagaaaacacaagcttgGAGTTCCGGGAGAGATGGCCTCTGTGAACTAGTGGAGAGTGACAGGTCaccagataccctcttctgacctctgtgcacacgcacacacattaatgtattacatttatgtatttatttggtgCGTATGCCTCTGTGTAGATGTGCCTGTGCCACAGCTAGCGCACGGAGAGCAGATGACAACTTGCAATAATTTG
Proteins encoded in this region:
- the Idh2 gene encoding isocitrate dehydrogenase [NADP], mitochondrial, producing the protein MAGYLRAVSSLCRASGSARTWAPAALTVPSWPEQPRRHYAEKRIKVEKPVVEMDGDEMTRIIWQFIKEKLILPHVDVQLKYFDLGLPNRDQTNDQVTIDSALATQKYSVAVKCATITPDEARVEEFKLKKMWKSPNGTIRNILGGTVFREPIICKNIPRLVPGWTKPITIGRHAHGDQYKATDFVVDRAGTFKLVFTPKDGSSAKEWEVYNFPAGGVGMGMYNTDESISGFAHSCFQYSIQKKWPLYLSTKNTILKAYDGRFKDIFQEIFDKHYKTDFDKNKIWYEHRLIDDMVAQVLKSSGGFVWACKNYDGDVQSDILAQGFGSLGLMTSVLVCPDGKTIEAEAAHGTVTRHYREHQKGRPTSTNPIASIFAWTRGLEHRGKLDGNQDLIRFAQTLEKVCVQTVESGAMTKDLAGCIHGLSNVKLNEHFLNTTDFLDTIKSNLDRALGKQ